One Arachis hypogaea cultivar Tifrunner chromosome 18, arahy.Tifrunner.gnm2.J5K5, whole genome shotgun sequence genomic window, GTGAATTTTCCATAAATCTATTAATAGCAAAAAGCAAAAACAACAATCTAACGATGAAAAGGGCTAATTGATTCCAATGAAAAATCTCTTGAAAAGTGCAAATAGTTAGTGTGAGTTTCCTTTTCCTAATTCCCAGAAAACAGAGGATTTATTGTGCAAATAGTTAGTGTGAGTTTTCTTTTTTGATTGAATAATTTCAGATTAATAGTTTCAGATTCAgttttctatcattttttattgtgctcataattatatttttgttgtagggaTTGGATCAAGAGAGTGAGATTCCATCACCAAGAGAGTTAGGAAGTAGGTCCTCATAGTCTATACTTTTTTCAGTCCTTATGATGCTAAACTCATTTGATCAGAACATAAATAAGTTATCATggtaaggttttttttttttcacaaagttAAAATACCTCTCCAGGTTACTGCCTTGTCAAATGTTGAAGCCAAGAAGAGGTTTGAAATTTTGGAAGCAGTTAGTGGCACAATGGATGCGAATCTTCGTTACTTCAAACTGGTAGACATTGTGTTTGTATATATATCTTCTGCAACATATTCTTTGTCACCGTGCTTGTCCTaagtaaatttaacataaaagagaattcaaaaatatAAGACTTCAAAAATACATATGATACAAGATTAGATAGTTAATGGCAtgcaaaaatttaacataaagagAATTCATTCTAACTTCTTTGCAATTGCAGAAAGAGTTGAAAAATGATCCCAAAAAGGTTAGTTGAAGTGGAAGCTGACTTTTGACTTTTCTTATTGACAGTTGACTATTCTTGCTCAAACATAAACTCTATTCCACCAACTAACTATTCTTATTAACACCTATTTCCAATAGAATTTGTTCTTACAACAATTACAGCATGCTTGTTAGTAGCGACAATAGCCAAAGACTCAGACAAATCTCATGTCCACCAAGAATGGCTAACCAGACACTGCCATCTATGGCTACTTCACCGTCATCATTTTCTTCCAAAAAACacgatgttttcattagttttaaagGCGATGACACACGCAACAACTTCACAAGCCATCTTTGTGCTGCTCTTAACCAAAGCAAGATATATACAAGTCTTCATAGACAACAGAATCTCCAAGGGAGATGAGAACTCTTCCTCAGTCTTCAAAGCCATAAGGGATTCCAATGTGTCTGTGGTTGTTCTGTCAAAGGACTATGCTTCCTCGACATGGTGCATGCATGAACTCAACAAAATACTCAAGCAAAAGAGACATGGTAAGGGCCACATTATGGTACCTGTGTTCTATAAGATTGACCCTTCACATATTAGGAAGCAAATTGGCACTTACAAGAAAGCATTTGAGAAACATGAGAGAGATGTCAAACACAACATTCTGCTGAAATGGAAAGCTGTTCTCACTGAAGTAGCCAATTTAGTTGGGTAGGATTCACAGAATTACAGGTAACAAATCTTTCATTCATTCTTTGTTTCTTCTCTTTAGTTATCTCTATAAATATGCTTGTGGTGCCATTCCTTTATGCATGATAGGACCGAATTGGAACTTGTTGAGGAAGTTGTCAAAGATGTTATGCAAAAATTGAATTGCATATATCCCCCTTTGAGATAAGTTAAATTTCGATTGTATGGATTGATTATTTTTATACTTTGCTGCTGATTATGCAGCTTGTTACAAGTGTTTTTTCTTGTTAGGTTTGTAATATGGAATCGAAGCATAGGGTTAAGGAATCGAAGCATCTGGTGGAAATGGCGAAATCTATAAGTACACTTGGAAAAGTACCTTTTCCTCCTCATCTTGATAAGAAGGCAAGTGTTTTTTCTTGCTCGGTTTGTAATATGGAATATAATAATTGATAATCTTGAGAAATAATAAAGAAATAATCTTGGAGTTatctcatatgtatatatattactaCAATGTTCAAATAATATAGATCttagcttttatatatatatatatataacaaaatggAACAGGTTCCAAAATATATAGCAGAAAAAGCACCTAAAAATCTTCGTGGAGGACTTGCAACAACAAACCAGCTTCTCATTGTGATTTGGATCGTCAGTCTCATTCTTAATAGGAAGTGTTGTAAATTGGAGACTACTAGCACTAGCAGGTAATTAAGTAACAAcatcatttaatttatatatacaaatcTTGCTTTAAAATAGTCTAATTCTATTGGCtttacttgaaaattttgaagggtTAGCACTTTGCGTTTGCTTGTTGATTAGTTTGTGTTTCATTACAGAATCTCCTAGATAGCTGGTAATAATTAATtaggcataataataataataataataataataataataataataataataataataataagctatcaaatgaaaattaattaaaatgaacatGATTTTCTTTCAGGTAAAAGTTGGGCATGAAAATAAGCACTTTAGAAGCAAATAATCAAGATAAAAGAAGGATTGGAGCGAGGACAGAGATTATCATGACAAAGTGCACCAAAAGCTATGATGGAGATTTTATGTATTAAGAGCTACATGTTAAgacatttataattaaaaaattatgttatgttagATACTTTATTTGTATAAgggttattacttttgatttttaatactaaaaaataatatattatgtttaatacattgtttatgagttatataatattttgtttatgagtATTGATTTTCTGTTATTGagaaagtttaataaaaaatttatttgtttaatgcGATAAAAATGACGGTTAAAATTTGTCtttgtaaaagataaaaaaatgtcACTTTTATCCACTAAAAAGGATGGGTTGTAACTGCCATTTTAAACATGAAATGCcattttaacttagtaaaaatgGTGGTTTCAAAAGTCATTTTAACTAACTAAAAATGctgttttaaccaaccaaaatgctGCTTTGTCaaggtaaaaatggcggttcatAAACGtcgttttaaccaaccaaaaatgccattttcatcctggaaataatggcggtttgaactgccattttaaccaaccaaaactgCTGTTTTAACCCTGGAAATAGCGGCGGTTTGAACCACCGTTTTAACTAACCAAAAAATGCTGTTTTATTTGGAAATAATGGCGGTTTGAACCACCATTTTAACCTATCCAAAAATCACCGTTttaacccaggaaattgtggcagtTTTATAAAAACCGctgtaataaccagaatggcgcccagaatCACGTCATTTTCTAAAACCGCCGTAAATACAAAAAAAAGCTGCCATTTTAACCAGATTTTTTTGTAGTACTAGCTTTATTGTAGATGAGATGTTTTCAAATTAAGAGGTTAATTGGGACTAGAAATTAATGTGGTTTAGTTGTTGAACCAATTACTATTTAACTCTTATCAGTAGGGTAGGTATTAAAATTTCAAATGTTCCAAATGCCAACAAGTTATTGTAACATcccgcatttttgaaaatctaattataaataaattatgattttatcttattaagtttaaactttataattttagaaattattttgttagaaataattaaatagatttggAGATAGTTTTATTtcgaatcaattaatatttttaagtaatctaattataatggaatattttgtataattttagtaattgaaaaataaaaaaagaattgtataatttaatttaagtaactattatcctgaaaaaaaaaagttacgatttattttattaatttgatatcttattttataaattaattaattaatagtaattaaattagttttattaatatttggagtttAAGTTGATTAATATTcttatgtaatttttataattggttatttcaaatgctttggaaataaaatttagtaatgaaagtattatataatttaatttaggtaatttctaatatgaatgaattatggtttattttattagtttgaactttaagagattaatttattaggaatgattaaatggatttttataaatactttaagtttaagtaattttattataattagatattttgtaaattgaaattaaagtttcggtgatagaaaaataataaaaagttatatcatttaatttaactaattagtattgagtttaaactgtattttataaaaatgtgattaatatgtttattttataatttaaattagaaataattaatttcacttagcaatatgttgataaataatgttcttatatatttttaatagagtatatttaattttaaaattactctactcttcaattttatcaaaatatctattcatatctatctatgttcttttataaaatcctaattttaacCCTAATATCATAAATTCCTAATTTATAACCTAAATTCCCAAATCTACAATCAGAAAGGGAAAGAAAGGGCACGGGGAGCTTAAGGGGGGAAAACAGaagggaagaaagaaggaaaTGGAGAGCAAAGGGAGAGGGTGACGGaacagagaagaagagggagaagtgGATCGTCATCGGGGAGGGAGGAGACTGCCGCCGTCGTGAAACATCACTGTGCGCTGCCATCGAGTACACGAACCAGAGGGAGACGTGAGCAGTGACTGAGAGGAAGCTCCGTCCTCGTTGCCGTTCCATAGTCGCTGTTGAAGCCAACCTCGTTGTCGTCGAATCGTCGTTGCTGAACCGCTGCTGTGCCGCCATCAAGTCTGAGTTGAGGAAAGGAGACGTGGAGTCGGCGTCGCCCAGAGAGAAACGCGAATGGCGAGGCGAAGCAGAACGCATGGTGGGAAGGCTTTCCTTGCCACTGCCGCCGCCGGAATCATGAACCAAGGTAGAGGAGAAGGCCGTCTTCCCCGTTGCTGCTATAATCGTCCGTGCTGCTGCCGGTGCTTCCTTGTTCTGTTATTCCTTTCTAATTCTTGTAAGACATTCTTGTTCTGAACCTCCACTTGACATTTTTGTTTATTCCGCTGCCATTTTATTAGCCTTACTCTTGTTCCAATTTAATTTAGCCCCTGTTCCACCCCTGAATTTCCAGAATTATTACTCTACCCAATATGAATTCATTGTTTTGCTCACTGTCGTGGCCAACTCGCGTTGCTGCTGCCCTGTCAAAGCTGTTGTGAGTGTTGCTAACATTGGCGGATAAAGGATGAAGGAGCTGCTGCATTTTGGGTGCAGCCCAACCTGTCATCACGCCACAATTCCGTCTTCGGTTTCGGTTTCTATGAAATTCGACAttgaggtagggggtttaaaatgatttcaatttaagaatgcctacaaggtttattgaataactgcaaatagatttaatagctgtgagtaattgattgattatgtaattattgaattgtggctgaaattgtgattggaatggttgagattgtgatttggaattgttgatttgtgatattgattgattatgtggattgggaattgcttgatgactaattgttgagaatttctgaattttaatGGTGGAATTGGTTTTGAGGGGTTTTGAAGGGTTGGATTTTGAATACTAAATAGATTGctgaaaaactgatttttgaaattaaaaggtgACTTTGGAAGTGAATCAGTTATTCAACGATAATCGAAATAATATAAGAGCAAAGGCTGAGTAAAGTATAATAAAAGTTGTTGCTGGGACTCAATTTTGAGAAGTTTGAATTAATTATAGAACTAGTTAtaatttttcaaagttaaaatgtaaaacttgattttctgcattatttttaaAGGAAGCCAGAAACTTTGAAAAACTATAACTATTTCTGTGATTATTGGAATTGCGTGGGACTAAGTCCGGATTGAGCTTGGGGATATAGGGAACTGGACTGCTGAATTTGAGACTTTTTTactaagtttatgatttatggtgaatttttgaatCATGGATGTCAAAACTGGTTTTTCTGCAGAACGTTTAACGCAGCAGCAACTTGATTCCTCTATTGGAAATTAtgcagtttgaattttgaaatgaaaccaattttaaataaaactttattCCTATTATTTTAATGCCGTAAAATTTCAGAATAATTGGACTTGTagttttaaagatatgaatttttgaaggatggtgcattatgcagaaaaagccagattctgttttcttaaattagtaactTTGGGAGTTTATAACTTTTGATCCTGGATAGATATTGAGATACAACCAATTGGAGGTGAAAATTAAATATGTTTAgtatatgtgatttaaatttcaggattttccatgttttaataagtgagttatgggacttgaaagaggttgtgttcaatgatttgtaaaacagaattctgcagaaaattacctaacttccaagctacgtaactccttcattataaatggtatgaccctggaactaattgagaaagaaatttggatgagttatgtttaaccacattaattttgaaggtagttggatttaatttggattttatatgaaatttcaaaTGTTGTATGGTGCTGCTGTCTTCTGGTTTTAAAACACTGCAGAACAGTCACGGTTTTGCTTATATTCCCGAAGCTATAGTCagcaaaaaattatgatttttgatttAATAGAAAGCTTAATCCGAGACGGTCGTATGGATATAAAGTTTGCGCAATTCCaaattcatttgatattttaaaaacaaaatggaaatcaggctgccaagttgtgttggtaattattttggatatggaatttaagaaatagattttctattatcaaatgtttttgagaatatattaCTGTGGCAAATGCTGAAAGAGGCTGATGAATTGTTGAGAAagaaggaacccgtaagggtggataagtcctatttttaaaggagattatgtccaaatttttataaaaaatataaggacttaatcaaaataaatattcaaggcttatttaataataataactt contains:
- the LOC112770196 gene encoding disease resistance protein RLM3-like, coding for MTHATTSQAIFVLLLTKARYIQVFIDNRISKGDENSSSVFKAIRDSNVSVVVLSKDYASSTWCMHELNKILKQKRHGKGHIMVPVFYKIDPSHIRKQIGTYKKAFEKHERDVKHNILLKWKAVLTEVANLVG